One window of the Chryseotalea sp. WA131a genome contains the following:
- the rodA gene encoding rod shape-determining protein RodA encodes MRRDDDISGSLDWTTVLLYMALVLLGWLNIYAAIYDETANQSIWDLSLSSGRQMMFILAAVVIVAAIIIVDMRFYETFAYLFYGLILFMLILVPIIGKEVGGNKAWIGIGSFGVQPSEFAKFITALAVAKFAGSVGFKMDNLRNQAVLFALIGLPMVLIQLQKDTGTALVFTSFVLVFYREGMSPFLLIVGICAAFIFIITLLVPNPLYLHAAIAVILLVVIYLGKKKFKRIAIVTIGALIIAGVIESVDYVVKDVLKPHQRNRIMVLVDPDIDPLGTGWNVTQSKIAIGSGSFAGKGFLKGTQTKFDFVPKQSTDFIFCTIGEEFGWLGSLAVIGLFVALLLRVTFIAERQKNRFARVYGYSVACILFFHFAINIAMTIGLFPVVGIPLPFFSYGGSSLWGFTILLFILLKLDAHRGEMLQRI; translated from the coding sequence TTGAGAAGAGACGATGACATATCGGGCAGTTTAGATTGGACAACTGTTTTGTTGTACATGGCTTTGGTGTTGCTCGGCTGGCTCAACATTTATGCAGCCATTTATGATGAAACCGCGAATCAATCCATTTGGGATTTATCGTTGAGTTCAGGAAGGCAGATGATGTTTATTCTCGCAGCTGTGGTAATTGTTGCGGCCATCATCATTGTTGACATGCGCTTTTACGAAACTTTTGCGTATCTCTTTTATGGCCTCATTTTATTCATGCTGATTTTGGTGCCCATCATTGGGAAAGAGGTGGGTGGAAACAAGGCGTGGATCGGTATTGGGTCGTTTGGTGTGCAGCCTTCTGAGTTTGCTAAATTCATTACAGCCCTTGCCGTGGCCAAGTTTGCGGGGTCGGTTGGTTTTAAAATGGATAACCTTCGAAACCAAGCAGTATTGTTTGCACTGATTGGGTTGCCCATGGTATTGATCCAACTACAAAAAGATACGGGCACGGCTTTGGTATTTACTTCTTTTGTGTTGGTTTTCTATCGCGAGGGTATGTCGCCCTTTTTGTTGATTGTTGGAATTTGTGCTGCTTTTATTTTCATCATCACACTGCTGGTGCCCAACCCGCTTTACTTGCATGCCGCCATTGCCGTTATCTTGCTCGTTGTTATCTACTTGGGCAAAAAAAAGTTTAAGCGAATCGCCATCGTAACCATTGGCGCTCTCATAATTGCAGGGGTTATAGAAAGTGTTGACTATGTGGTGAAAGATGTGTTGAAGCCCCACCAGCGAAATAGAATTATGGTACTGGTAGATCCTGACATCGATCCGCTGGGTACGGGGTGGAATGTAACGCAATCTAAAATCGCCATCGGTAGCGGTAGCTTTGCTGGCAAAGGATTTTTAAAAGGCACACAAACAAAGTTTGATTTCGTTCCTAAGCAAAGCACTGATTTTATTTTTTGCACCATTGGCGAAGAATTTGGTTGGCTTGGAAGTTTGGCAGTGATTGGCTTGTTTGTAGCATTGCTCTTGCGTGTAACGTTTATTGCCGAGCGGCAGAAAAATAGGTTTGCTAGAGTTTATGGTTACAGTGTGGCGTGTATTTTATTTTTTCACTTTGCCATCAACATTGCTATGACGATTGGATTGTTTCCGGTAGTTGGCATCCCACTTCCATTCTTTAGTTATGGAGGCTCTTCACTTTGGGGCTTTACTATTTTGCTTTTTATCCTGCTGAAGCTAGATGCACATAGGGGAGAAATGCTGCAGCGGATTTAG
- a CDS encoding phosphate-starvation-inducible PsiE family protein encodes MDRIIKVTINILILLLSLIMIYSLVEIVLITLRTIIIKNEIINFLEPKIDKANLFISTVQGLIAAVLLITILIEVIESLREYKQKNSINYINVIIEIAIVAVVRHIFIMDFEHINGFEF; translated from the coding sequence ATGGACAGAATAATTAAAGTAACTATAAACATATTGATACTACTCCTATCTCTGATAATGATTTATTCATTGGTAGAAATTGTATTGATCACTTTGAGAACAATAATTATTAAAAATGAAATAATTAACTTTCTAGAACCTAAAATTGATAAAGCTAATTTATTTATTTCAACAGTACAAGGTCTAATTGCTGCTGTTTTATTAATTACAATTCTAATTGAGGTAATTGAATCATTAAGGGAATACAAACAAAAAAATAGTATTAATTACATAAATGTAATTATTGAAATTGCTATTGTTGCTGTGGTTAGACATATTTTTATAATGGATTTCGAACATATAAATGGATTTGAATTTTGA
- a CDS encoding IS3 family transposase, which produces MGYLAGHYQMSHAQACKLVGCSRTKKYYQKRMPAKDAVVKKAIEEVIGSSRKGRMKVIKLVQKKHPGMGDSKIRRVYENESFSLSKKPRKRIKDNPSNPISIPLKANQEWAMDFMSDALSNGRRIRTLNIVDHFNRQCKGIEVDFNLPARRVIEIVELAIERYGKPLKVRTDNGPEFRSKRFQLWMQNNHIEWGRIQKGKPQQNAIIERFNKTYREDVLDANLFHSIEQANEVTAKWVDDYNHERPHQSLNYQTPMAYAA; this is translated from the coding sequence TTGGGGTATCTGGCAGGCCACTACCAGATGAGCCATGCTCAGGCGTGTAAGCTGGTGGGATGTTCGCGCACCAAAAAGTATTACCAAAAGCGAATGCCCGCCAAAGATGCCGTAGTAAAAAAAGCGATAGAGGAAGTTATTGGCAGCAGTCGGAAAGGAAGGATGAAAGTGATCAAACTGGTGCAGAAAAAGCACCCCGGGATGGGAGATAGTAAAATTCGCAGGGTGTATGAGAACGAAAGTTTTTCGTTGAGCAAAAAGCCACGTAAGCGTATCAAGGACAATCCTTCTAATCCTATCTCTATTCCATTAAAAGCCAACCAGGAATGGGCGATGGACTTTATGAGCGATGCGCTGAGCAATGGGCGAAGGATTAGAACACTTAACATTGTCGATCATTTCAATCGACAGTGCAAAGGCATTGAGGTCGATTTCAACTTACCAGCTCGAAGGGTGATTGAAATAGTGGAGTTGGCTATTGAACGTTATGGTAAACCGCTTAAGGTCCGTACTGACAATGGCCCAGAGTTTCGCTCCAAACGGTTTCAGTTGTGGATGCAAAACAACCATATAGAATGGGGCCGCATACAGAAAGGAAAGCCACAGCAGAACGCCATCATTGAGCGGTTCAACAAAACGTACCGTGAAGATGTACTGGATGCGAATCTATTTCACTCTATTGAACAAGCCAATGAAGTAACTGCTAAATGGGTCGATGATTACAATCATGAAAGGCCACATCAATCGCTCAACTATCAAACCCCGATGGCTTATGCAGCGTAA
- a CDS encoding transposase, whose product MKKMSFTEAQIIGILNEQSQQDQKVSEVCRKHGISEATFYNWRRKYAGMKVDELKRLKELEYENSRLKKIVANQSLEIDAIKDLLTKKF is encoded by the coding sequence ATGAAAAAGATGAGCTTTACCGAGGCCCAGATTATTGGGATACTCAACGAACAGTCACAGCAAGATCAGAAGGTTTCCGAAGTGTGCCGCAAACACGGCATCAGTGAAGCCACGTTTTACAACTGGCGAAGGAAGTATGCCGGTATGAAGGTGGACGAACTCAAACGGCTTAAGGAGCTTGAGTATGAAAACTCTCGACTGAAAAAGATTGTGGCCAACCAAAGTTTAGAGATCGATGCCATTAAAGATTTGCTCACAAAAAAGTTTTAG
- a CDS encoding mannose-1-phosphate guanylyltransferase, producing MNPNLYVVLMAGGVGTRFWPYSRNARPKQFLDVVGTGKTLIQSTYDRFKAICPPENIFVVTHEEHKILTKEQLPELGDAQILAEPMRKNTAPCILYASHKIYKLNKDAIIVVAPSDHLILNESDFQQTILKSVEQAKSQDKLITLGIKPTRPETGYGYIQFIDTKSLLKKVKTFTEKPEVTLANKFLESGDFVWNAGIFIWGVKAILQSFTKYLPEMNEIFEEVADKIGTSEEKEAIQSAYSQVKNISIDYAIMEKADNVYVWLSSFAWSDLGSWLSLYEHSAKDSMNNVIDVEALTYETRNSIIKGDKGKLVVTQGLNGYLVGAFGNVVIVCEKEKEDLFRKFVNDLKSKPNSSDYL from the coding sequence ATGAATCCAAATCTTTATGTGGTGTTAATGGCAGGCGGTGTAGGCACTCGCTTTTGGCCATACAGTAGAAACGCAAGACCCAAACAATTCTTAGATGTTGTGGGCACAGGCAAAACTCTTATACAATCGACTTACGATCGGTTTAAAGCCATCTGCCCTCCGGAGAATATTTTTGTGGTGACTCACGAAGAGCACAAGATACTCACGAAAGAACAACTTCCAGAATTGGGCGATGCGCAAATTTTGGCCGAGCCAATGCGCAAAAACACAGCCCCTTGCATTTTGTATGCGAGCCACAAAATCTACAAGCTTAATAAAGATGCCATTATTGTAGTTGCGCCTTCTGATCATTTGATTTTAAATGAATCTGACTTTCAACAGACGATATTAAAATCGGTAGAGCAAGCCAAGTCGCAAGACAAACTGATAACACTTGGCATAAAGCCCACACGGCCCGAAACAGGCTATGGCTATATTCAGTTTATTGATACCAAGAGTCTATTGAAAAAAGTAAAGACCTTTACTGAAAAACCAGAAGTTACCTTGGCCAACAAATTTTTAGAGAGTGGAGACTTTGTGTGGAACGCAGGTATTTTTATTTGGGGTGTGAAGGCGATCTTACAAAGTTTTACCAAGTACTTGCCCGAGATGAATGAAATCTTTGAAGAAGTAGCCGATAAAATTGGCACAAGCGAAGAGAAAGAGGCGATTCAATCCGCCTATTCACAGGTAAAAAATATTTCCATCGATTATGCCATCATGGAAAAAGCCGATAACGTGTATGTATGGCTGAGTTCTTTTGCATGGTCTGATTTAGGTTCGTGGCTTTCGCTGTATGAGCATTCTGCAAAAGATAGCATGAACAACGTAATCGATGTGGAGGCCCTCACCTACGAAACCAGAAACTCGATCATCAAAGGAGACAAAGGAAAACTGGTGGTGACACAAGGTTTGAACGGGTACCTAGTAGGCGCGTTTGGCAATGTGGTGATCGTTTGTGAAAAAGAGAAAGAAGACCTTTTTCGAAAATTTGTGAACGACCTGAAGAGCAAACCAAACAGTAGCGATTACTTGTAG
- the recQ gene encoding DNA helicase RecQ: protein MVAEEKDVLKAKLKEIFGYGNFRGNQEPVIRNILSGRNTFVIMPTGAGKSLCYQLPAMIKDGLAIVISPLIALMKNQVDQMNAYGVNARFLNSTLSKGEITKLKKDCVSGLVKLLYVAPESLNKEENIEFLQKVNVSFIAIDEAHCISEWGHDFRPEYRKIKTMIGQLGDKSVIALTATATPKVQMDIQKNLQMEDADVFMSSFNRKNLYYEVRPKKETKKQLIRFLKEHKGKSGIIYCLSRKKVEEIAQLLNVNGFKAAPYHAGLDPDVRMKNQDDFLNEEVDIITATIAFGMGIDKPDVRFVVHYDVPKSLEGYYQETGRGGRDGLEGVCLMFYSHNDLNKLEKFNKDKSVQERENARVLLQEMEFYAESPVCRRKQLLHYFGEEYMEKNCGACDNCLHPRERFEGMDFVRIAIESVKQTDERFGLAHLVNVIRGVEDEYVKSYGHFDLAIYGKGDTESEDFWKSVIRQALIYQYLEKDIENIGVLKISKKGEAFLKKSHSIELARDHDFTSDGEDEESSERVIINSKSYDVKLFELLKALRKKMAKEKDLPPYVIFQDPSLEEMATTYPTNKEELASVNGVGMGKVNKFGKEFLEVIQKYVDDNGIETASEVVVKSSVNKSKIKIFIIQQIDRKVDLEEIASSKALSFEELLTEMENIIYSGTKLTIDYYIDEVLDENRQEEIYDYFLNSETDSIEEAMANLSDYSEDDVRLMRIKFLSEYAN, encoded by the coding sequence ATTGTTGCAGAAGAGAAAGATGTGTTAAAAGCCAAACTCAAAGAAATATTTGGTTATGGAAATTTCAGGGGAAATCAAGAACCCGTTATTCGCAATATTCTAAGTGGCAGAAATACTTTCGTTATTATGCCTACTGGTGCAGGCAAATCGCTTTGTTATCAATTACCTGCCATGATCAAAGATGGCCTTGCCATTGTTATTTCTCCCCTCATCGCATTGATGAAAAATCAAGTGGATCAAATGAATGCGTATGGTGTCAATGCGCGCTTCCTCAACTCTACCCTTAGCAAGGGAGAAATTACCAAACTAAAAAAAGATTGTGTGAGTGGATTGGTGAAGTTGTTATACGTGGCACCTGAGTCGTTGAACAAAGAAGAGAACATTGAATTTTTGCAGAAGGTAAATGTTTCGTTCATTGCCATTGACGAAGCGCACTGTATTTCTGAATGGGGTCATGATTTCCGCCCCGAGTATCGTAAAATAAAGACGATGATTGGTCAATTGGGTGATAAGTCAGTAATCGCACTTACGGCTACCGCCACGCCCAAAGTGCAAATGGATATTCAGAAGAACTTGCAGATGGAGGATGCGGACGTATTCATGTCTTCCTTTAATCGCAAGAATCTGTACTATGAAGTTCGCCCGAAGAAAGAAACAAAGAAGCAGCTCATTCGATTTTTAAAAGAACACAAAGGCAAGTCAGGAATTATCTATTGCCTTAGCCGGAAAAAAGTGGAAGAGATTGCACAACTGTTGAACGTGAATGGTTTTAAAGCAGCTCCTTATCATGCGGGATTAGATCCGGATGTGCGCATGAAAAACCAAGATGACTTTTTAAATGAGGAGGTAGACATCATTACAGCCACCATTGCATTTGGTATGGGCATCGATAAACCAGATGTGCGTTTTGTGGTGCATTACGATGTACCAAAATCGCTTGAAGGATATTATCAAGAAACGGGAAGAGGTGGCCGCGATGGATTGGAAGGCGTTTGTTTGATGTTTTACAGTCACAACGATTTGAATAAGCTGGAGAAATTCAACAAAGACAAATCGGTGCAAGAGCGAGAGAATGCACGGGTGCTGTTGCAAGAGATGGAGTTTTATGCGGAGAGCCCGGTGTGCCGCAGAAAGCAATTGCTTCATTACTTTGGTGAAGAGTACATGGAAAAAAATTGCGGAGCTTGCGATAACTGTCTTCATCCACGCGAGCGTTTTGAAGGAATGGATTTTGTGCGCATTGCCATTGAATCGGTGAAGCAAACAGACGAGCGCTTCGGCTTGGCTCACTTAGTAAATGTAATACGCGGGGTTGAAGATGAGTATGTAAAAAGTTACGGCCATTTTGATTTGGCTATTTATGGAAAAGGCGATACGGAAAGCGAAGATTTTTGGAAGAGCGTGATACGCCAGGCATTGATCTATCAATACTTGGAAAAAGACATAGAGAATATTGGTGTTTTAAAGATTAGCAAAAAAGGAGAGGCATTCTTAAAGAAATCACACTCCATTGAGTTGGCTCGCGATCACGACTTTACTTCTGATGGCGAAGACGAAGAATCATCCGAGCGCGTAATCATCAATTCAAAATCGTACGATGTAAAATTGTTTGAGTTGCTGAAAGCCCTTCGAAAGAAGATGGCCAAAGAAAAGGATTTACCACCCTACGTTATTTTTCAAGACCCGTCTTTAGAGGAGATGGCCACTACCTACCCGACCAACAAAGAAGAGTTGGCTTCAGTAAACGGTGTCGGCATGGGCAAGGTAAATAAATTTGGAAAAGAGTTCTTGGAGGTGATCCAGAAGTATGTTGATGACAATGGTATCGAAACCGCTTCGGAGGTCGTAGTTAAGTCTTCGGTCAATAAATCGAAAATAAAAATTTTCATCATCCAGCAAATTGACCGCAAGGTAGATTTGGAAGAGATTGCTTCTTCTAAAGCATTGAGCTTTGAAGAATTGTTGACCGAGATGGAAAATATTATTTACTCAGGTACGAAGCTTACCATTGACTACTACATAGATGAAGTGTTGGACGAAAATCGCCAAGAAGAGATCTATGATTATTTCTTGAATTCCGAAACAGATAGTATTGAAGAGGCGATGGCCAATCTCAGTGACTATTCAGAAGATGACGTGCGCCTCATGCGCATCAAGTTTTTGAGCGAGTACGCAAATTAA
- the purD gene encoding phosphoribosylamine--glycine ligase, producing MNILLLGSGGREHALAWKIKQSPKCERLFVAPGNAGTSLVAENVKMAVDDFETIGKFCVQNIIDLIVVGPEVPLVKGIRDYFESQPELKGIPLVGPGKMGAQLEGSKDFSKQFMLRNGVPTAQAKTFYAHQLTEAIEYLKTCKPPLVLKADGLAAGKGVIITSDLQEAQATMREMLEGKKFGDASAKVLVEEFLDGIELSVFVLTDGEDYVVLPEAKDYKRIGDGDTGPNTGGMGSVSPVPFADAAFLKKVEEKVIKPTIAGLKNEKIPFKGFIFIGLMNLPAGQAGVTGEPFVIEYNTRMGDPETQSVMARIKSDFLELLCACAQGKLRGKKIEVNPEYALTIVLASDGYPDEYEKGKVIDGLAADTKALVFHAGTKTQNNEVLTDGGRVLGITGRGKTLKEAQTNAYALAEKINWDGIYYRWDIGADLM from the coding sequence ATGAACATACTTTTATTAGGCAGCGGTGGGCGTGAACATGCGCTTGCTTGGAAAATTAAACAAAGCCCGAAATGTGAACGGCTATTTGTTGCCCCAGGAAATGCCGGAACAAGTTTGGTAGCTGAAAATGTAAAGATGGCCGTTGATGATTTTGAAACGATTGGTAAATTTTGTGTTCAAAATATAATTGACTTAATAGTAGTAGGCCCCGAGGTTCCATTGGTCAAAGGCATTCGCGATTATTTTGAATCACAACCTGAGTTAAAGGGAATTCCATTGGTTGGCCCCGGAAAGATGGGCGCACAACTAGAAGGCAGTAAAGATTTTTCGAAGCAATTTATGTTGCGCAATGGTGTGCCTACCGCTCAAGCAAAAACTTTTTATGCACACCAGTTGACGGAGGCAATTGAATATCTGAAAACGTGCAAGCCCCCGCTGGTTTTAAAGGCCGATGGCTTGGCAGCTGGTAAGGGTGTGATTATCACCTCTGATTTGCAAGAGGCACAAGCAACCATGCGCGAAATGCTGGAAGGCAAAAAATTTGGTGATGCCAGTGCCAAAGTGTTGGTGGAAGAATTTTTGGATGGCATTGAGCTTTCGGTTTTTGTGTTAACCGATGGTGAAGACTATGTTGTTTTACCTGAAGCAAAAGATTACAAGCGTATTGGCGATGGCGACACGGGGCCTAATACGGGCGGCATGGGTTCTGTTTCACCTGTGCCCTTTGCGGATGCAGCCTTCTTAAAGAAAGTAGAAGAGAAAGTAATCAAGCCAACCATTGCCGGATTAAAGAACGAAAAAATTCCTTTCAAAGGATTTATTTTTATTGGTTTAATGAACCTGCCTGCCGGACAGGCAGGCGTAACAGGCGAACCGTTTGTAATCGAATACAACACTCGAATGGGCGACCCTGAAACGCAATCGGTGATGGCGCGCATTAAAAGTGATTTTTTGGAATTGTTGTGTGCGTGTGCCCAAGGAAAGTTGAGGGGAAAAAAAATTGAAGTTAATCCAGAATATGCGCTCACCATTGTGCTTGCTTCAGATGGCTACCCTGACGAATATGAAAAGGGAAAAGTAATCGATGGTTTAGCTGCGGATACCAAGGCGTTGGTTTTCCACGCAGGAACAAAAACACAAAACAACGAAGTGCTGACAGATGGCGGCCGTGTGCTGGGCATTACTGGAAGAGGAAAAACATTGAAAGAAGCACAGACCAATGCCTACGCACTCGCTGAAAAAATTAATTGGGATGGCATTTATTATCGGTGGGATATTGGGGCGGATTTGATGTGA
- a CDS encoding Signal peptidase-like protein encodes MNVFDWLSNMDMPVEDKFNVVEVRFKNGRKDFYRNTDKLMLTTGDAVVLETQSGHHIGHVSLQGELVRLQMQKKKVANDDEIRKIYRVANQRDLDKYEETKKRENPTLYRSREIIKQYKLDMKLSDVEYQADNTKATFFYSAEDRVDFRELIKQLAAEFKVRVEMRQISLRQEAGRIGGVGVCGRELCCSTWLSDFKNVATSAARYQNLSLNPSKLSGQCGRLKCCLNYELETYMEALKFIPEVERPLLTEQGEARLQKTDIFRKIMWFGYKEDNNWYPLDVDRVNEILALNKEGKKPATLKVDKEEVRAPLSVLNSDLETMDKKFKKTGKSKNQNRNRDNRPNRPQNQAGANPTNRPSGQTQNRPEGQNQNASRGQNPNQNRQGGQNQNRNQNKQSGQPNGGRPNRPNNQNQNRDRNRNNPPRNPNQKPGNTNTPENPS; translated from the coding sequence ATGAATGTGTTCGATTGGCTTTCCAACATGGATATGCCGGTGGAAGATAAATTCAATGTGGTGGAGGTTCGTTTTAAAAATGGCCGCAAAGATTTTTATCGCAATACAGATAAACTGATGCTGACTACGGGCGATGCAGTGGTGCTGGAAACCCAAAGTGGTCACCACATTGGGCACGTATCGTTGCAAGGCGAATTGGTGCGCTTGCAAATGCAAAAGAAAAAAGTGGCCAACGATGATGAAATCAGGAAAATTTATCGTGTGGCCAACCAACGCGATTTGGACAAATACGAAGAAACCAAAAAGCGCGAAAACCCAACCCTTTACCGCAGCCGCGAAATTATCAAGCAATACAAGCTTGATATGAAACTTTCAGATGTCGAATATCAAGCCGACAATACCAAAGCTACTTTCTTTTACTCTGCGGAGGACCGTGTTGATTTTCGTGAATTGATTAAGCAACTGGCAGCAGAGTTTAAAGTGCGGGTGGAGATGCGCCAAATTAGTTTGCGCCAAGAAGCAGGAAGAATTGGTGGTGTTGGCGTGTGCGGACGAGAATTGTGTTGCTCTACATGGCTAAGCGATTTTAAAAATGTGGCCACCAGCGCTGCCCGTTATCAAAACCTCTCGCTCAACCCCAGCAAACTTTCTGGCCAGTGCGGCCGATTGAAATGTTGCCTGAATTATGAGTTGGAGACATACATGGAGGCGTTGAAGTTTATTCCCGAGGTGGAACGGCCTTTATTGACCGAACAAGGAGAAGCTCGCTTGCAAAAGACTGACATCTTCCGCAAGATCATGTGGTTTGGTTATAAAGAAGACAACAATTGGTATCCGCTCGATGTAGACCGTGTGAATGAAATATTAGCCTTGAATAAAGAAGGTAAAAAACCTGCAACCTTGAAGGTAGATAAAGAAGAAGTTCGTGCTCCACTAAGTGTACTCAATAGCGACTTGGAGACAATGGACAAAAAATTCAAGAAGACAGGAAAAAGTAAAAATCAAAACCGCAATCGCGATAACCGACCCAACCGGCCGCAGAATCAAGCTGGCGCCAACCCAACTAATCGGCCATCTGGACAAACGCAAAACAGACCAGAGGGACAAAACCAAAATGCATCCCGCGGCCAAAACCCAAATCAAAACAGGCAGGGGGGGCAAAATCAAAATCGTAATCAAAACAAGCAAAGCGGTCAGCCAAATGGTGGGCGCCCCAATCGCCCGAACAACCAAAACCAAAATAGAGACCGAAACAGAAATAATCCTCCGCGCAACCCCAATCAAAAGCCTGGCAATACCAATACTCCAGAAAATCCTTCATGA
- a CDS encoding gliding motility lipoprotein GldH, with protein sequence MTKVVLALLTGCLFFATACDSSRLYETNMEFKNRSWNVSEKVSVEFEITDTVQRYNVYLNVRNSLDYPYSRIFVNYTLQDSTSANLEKKMIGENLFDQKTGEPFGQSGIGDLYDHQFPILSNYIFHTAGKYKITFEQFMRQDTLQGVIAVGARVESVETK encoded by the coding sequence ATGACCAAAGTAGTTTTAGCATTGTTGACTGGTTGCTTATTTTTTGCAACCGCCTGCGACTCCAGCCGATTGTATGAAACCAACATGGAGTTTAAAAACAGAAGTTGGAATGTCAGCGAGAAGGTTTCGGTGGAATTTGAAATTACTGATACCGTTCAGCGTTACAACGTATACCTCAACGTACGCAATTCGTTGGATTACCCCTACTCACGGATTTTTGTTAATTATACGTTACAAGACTCAACCAGTGCGAACCTAGAAAAAAAAATGATTGGCGAAAATCTATTCGATCAAAAAACAGGCGAGCCATTTGGCCAAAGTGGCATTGGCGATTTGTACGACCATCAATTTCCCATTCTTTCGAATTATATTTTTCACACAGCGGGTAAATACAAAATCACCTTTGAGCAATTTATGCGGCAAGATACTTTGCAGGGTGTGATAGCAGTGGGGGCGAGAGTTGAAAGTGTTGAAACAAAATAA
- a CDS encoding magnesium chelatase: MNKNENIKTLSELKKAGYQYKTIKEELRQNLIAKLKKKENVFEGIWGYEETVIPDLERAILAGHDINLLGLRGQAKTRLARLMVHLLDEYIPVIEGSELNDDPLHPISHYGVDKVKELGDNTPITWLHRDDRYTEKLATPDVSIADLIGDVDPIKAASLKLPYSDERVIHFGLIPRSHRSIFVINELPDLQARIQVALFNILQEGDIQIRGFKLRLPLQIQFVFTANPEDYTNRGSIVTPLKDRIDSQIITHYPKTLEIGKRITQQEANIHADQKKLISGAEITKDLIEQIAIEARKSEFVDAKSGVSARLTISAYENLIAAAERRALINQEKSTVIRISDFVGVIPSITGKVELVYEGQQEGPGIVAQNLVGKAIRTQFIQYFPDPEKFRKQKEKSPYKKISSWFGDGNSLDLLHDMPNSDYEKTLKSVPGLADLVNEYHKAQDISMKLFLMEFALHGLAEYSLISKHNLSSGLQFKDLLSSMFTMPTFDEDDTEEDDDLMSGRQN, translated from the coding sequence ATGAACAAAAATGAAAATATCAAAACACTGAGCGAATTAAAAAAGGCAGGCTACCAATACAAAACCATTAAAGAAGAGCTTAGGCAAAACCTGATCGCAAAACTGAAGAAAAAAGAAAATGTGTTTGAAGGAATTTGGGGCTATGAAGAAACGGTGATACCCGATTTGGAAAGAGCGATTTTAGCTGGCCATGACATCAACTTATTGGGTTTGCGCGGGCAAGCCAAAACGAGGTTGGCGCGGTTAATGGTTCATTTGCTGGACGAATACATTCCTGTAATTGAAGGTTCCGAATTAAATGATGATCCGCTGCATCCCATTTCGCACTATGGAGTGGATAAGGTAAAAGAGTTGGGCGACAACACCCCCATCACATGGCTTCACCGCGATGACCGCTACACCGAAAAATTGGCCACACCCGATGTATCGATTGCCGATTTAATTGGTGATGTAGATCCAATCAAAGCTGCTTCTTTAAAGTTGCCGTATTCAGATGAGCGGGTGATTCATTTTGGTTTGATACCTCGCTCGCACCGCAGCATTTTTGTGATTAACGAATTACCAGATTTGCAGGCACGCATTCAAGTGGCGCTTTTCAATATTTTACAAGAGGGCGATATCCAGATTCGCGGTTTCAAACTCCGATTGCCGTTGCAAATTCAATTTGTGTTTACGGCCAACCCTGAAGATTACACCAATCGCGGAAGCATTGTTACACCATTAAAAGACCGCATCGATAGCCAAATCATTACACACTATCCCAAAACATTGGAAATCGGAAAACGCATTACCCAACAAGAGGCCAACATTCACGCAGACCAAAAGAAACTAATTTCAGGTGCCGAGATCACGAAAGATTTAATCGAGCAAATTGCCATTGAAGCGCGCAAGAGCGAATTTGTGGATGCCAAGAGTGGCGTATCTGCCCGGTTAACAATTTCTGCTTACGAAAATTTGATTGCCGCAGCCGAGCGCAGAGCATTGATCAACCAAGAGAAGAGTACTGTTATTCGCATTTCTGATTTTGTTGGGGTAATTCCCAGCATCACAGGCAAAGTAGAATTGGTGTACGAAGGCCAACAAGAAGGCCCTGGCATAGTAGCGCAAAACTTGGTTGGCAAGGCCATTCGGACACAGTTCATTCAATATTTTCCAGATCCAGAAAAGTTCAGAAAACAAAAAGAGAAAAGCCCTTACAAAAAAATATCATCCTGGTTTGGCGATGGCAACAGCCTTGACCTATTGCACGATATGCCCAATAGCGATTACGAAAAAACATTGAAGTCAGTGCCGGGATTAGCAGACTTAGTGAATGAATACCATAAAGCACAAGACATTTCCATGAAATTGTTTTTGATGGAATTTGCCCTTCATGGTTTGGCGGAATACAGCCTCATCAGCAAACATAACTTGAGTTCGGGTTTACAATTTAAAGACCTGCTGAGCAGCATGTTTACCATGCCCACGTTTGACGAAGACGATACTGAAGAAGATGATGACTTGATGAGCGGACGCCAGAATTAA